One Polynucleobacter sp. MG-5-Ahmo-C2 genomic window carries:
- a CDS encoding DUF2147 domain-containing protein, which produces MKKPLLFIVLGCILAFEATQLSAQTSDSIVGTWKTFDDDTNLPAAIVQITEKNGVFSGVITKILDLSALPNCEKCTDNRKGKPVLGMEILTGLKRTGDSYSGGQILDPDDGEIYRAEMKLKDQGGKLDLRAYIGIPLLGRTQTWIREK; this is translated from the coding sequence ATGAAAAAACCACTGCTTTTCATCGTCCTTGGCTGCATTCTGGCCTTTGAAGCCACCCAACTGTCAGCCCAAACATCGGACTCCATTGTGGGCACCTGGAAGACTTTTGACGACGACACCAACCTACCGGCTGCAATTGTGCAAATTACTGAGAAAAATGGTGTTTTTTCTGGGGTAATTACAAAAATACTTGATCTGAGCGCACTGCCAAACTGTGAAAAATGTACCGATAACCGCAAAGGCAAACCTGTTCTGGGCATGGAAATCCTAACTGGCCTCAAAAGGACTGGGGACTCTTATTCAGGCGGTCAAATCTTGGACCCTGATGATGGTGAAATCTATCGAGCAGAGATGAAACTCAAGGACCAGGGTGGTAAATTGGATTTAAGGGCCTATATTGGAATCCCTTTGCTGGGAAGAACACA